The segment CTGGGCAGGTCGGCCCTGGATCACGCGGGCCACGTCTCGAGCCTTCTTGGGCGAGATGCGCGCGCTTTGGGTGGATGCTTTAACTTCCATGACTTGCGGGGAGGCGGAAATTACTTCTTGGAGCTGGGTTGGTGACCCTTGAAGGTCCGCGTGGGCGAGAATTCGCCCAACTTGTGGCCAACCATGTTTTCAGTGATGTGCACCGGGACGAAGCCCTTGCCGTTATGCACATCCAAGTTCAGACCGACGAACTCCGGGGTGATCGTGGAACGACGCGACCAGGTCTTGAGCGGACGCTTGTCGTCCTTTTCCTGCGCGGCGAGCACCTTGTCCCAGAGGCCGGGGTCAACGAAGAAACCTTTTTTCAGTGAGCGTGCCATTTCTGGTAACGGAGAACGGGGTTACTTTTGGCGAACCTTGCGACCGTTGCGGCGCACAAGGATATACTTGTTGGAAGTCTTGCTGCGCTTGCGCGTCGGGAAGCCCTTCGAGAGCTGGCCCCAGGGGCTGACCGGGTGGCCACCGCCGGAGGTCTTGCCCTGACCACCACCCATCGGGTGGTCGATCGGGTTCATCGCCACACCACGCACGCGGGGGCGCTTGCCCTTCCAGCGGTTGCGGCCGGCCTTGCCCAGCTTCTCGTTGCCGTGGGTGCTGTTACCCACTTCACCGATCGTGGCGCGGCACTCGGCGTTGACCATGCGGACTTCGCCCGAAGGCATGCGTAGGGTGGCCATGCCCTTCTCGATCGAGACGAGCGTGGCGGCGGCGCCAGCGGAGCGCACGAGGATCGCCTTGGTGCGCGGCTCCAGCTCGATGGCGTGGACGCGGCTGGCCGGGGGGATCACTGCGAGCGGCATGCTGTTGCCGACATCGAAAGCGGCAACCTTGCTGGCATTGACGATCTTGGCACCGATCTGCAGGCCATTGGGGGCCAGGATGTAACGCAGCTCGCCATCTTCGTATTTCACGAGGGCGATGTGGGCGCTACGATTCGGGTCATACTCCAGGCGTTGCACTTCGGCCACTTGGTCGAGGCGCTCGCGCTTGAAGTCGATCTTGCGGTAAAGCTGCTTGTGGCCACCACCGCGGCGGCGGCTCGTCAGGCGGCCATAGACGTTACGGCCGCCGCTCTTGTTCTTGCGCTCCGTGAGGCTACGGACCGGGCGCTCCTTGGAAAGCTGGGGAGCGGTGTTCGCGACGCGAAAGCGCTGCGAGGGGGTCAAAGGACGTTTGGTTACGATGGGCATGGTTACTCGCTCCTTTTCGTTTAGACGAGTTCGATGGTTTGCCCGGCTTCGACGCGCACGATCGCCTTCTTGTAGGGCGAGCGGCGCTCAATGACGCCCCGGCGCATCCGGTTCATCTTGAACTTGGGCTTCACGTTAACGGTCTGCACCGCCACGACCTTCACTTCGAATTGCTTTTCGATGGCCTGCTTGATGGCGTCCGCATTGGCGCCACGAGCGACCTTGAAGGTGTATTGGTTCGCGTTGCTTTGCTTCTCCGTGGCCTTTTCGGTCAGGAGCGGCTCGATAATGATATTAGCGGCGTGGGTCATTACGCATTCCCTCCGGTCACTCGGCTGAGGAGCTTTTCGATGCCCTTTTCGCTAACGACGACGGCGTCGTAGTCGCAAAGATCGAGGGCGTTGACATCGGCCGCTTCGTTCACGTCCACACGGGCGAGGTTGCGGGCGGCGAGGATAGTTTGGTCGGCCCAGGAATCATCGAGCACCAGCACGCGGCCGGCGGGGGCGATGTTCTTGAGGATCGAGTTGAAGACGCGGGTCTTGCGCTCGGCAACTTCCCACTTCTCGATCACCGCCACTTCACCATCGCGGGCGCGCTCGAAGAGAGCACGGGCCAGCGCGAGGCGCTTCATCTTGCGGTTGACCTTCTGGCTCCAGTCGCGGGGCTGGGGGCCGTGGGCGACAGCGCCGTGGTAGTGCTGCGGGCGGACCATCGAGCCTTGACGAGCGCGGCCGGTGCCCTTTTGGCGGAACGGCTTTTTGCCCGTGCCGTGCACGGTGCTCATCGTCTTGGTCGAAGACGTGCCCTGGCGGCGGTTGGCCTGAAGGGCGAGGATGACCTGTTTCAGCGCCTGCACGCCCTTTTCCCCATCATACGCGGGGATGGCATACTCCTTCTCGGAGGAGGAAGCGCCGTCAGCGGTATAAAACTTGAGTTTCATCGGTAGTTATCTCCAGTCAGGCTAGGCGGACTTGCGTTGCTTGATGGCGCGGCGGACGATGACGGTAGAACCGTTGGCGCCGGGGACGCTGCCCTTGACGAGAATCAGGTTCTTGTCGGCGAGCACCTTGACGACCTTGAGGTTTTGCACGGTGCGCTGATCGGAGCCGTAGTGACCAGGCATCTTTTTGCCCTTGGCGATCTCGCCCGGGAACTGGCGCATACCATAGGAACCACCGCGACGGTGGAACATGGAACCGTGAGAGGCAGGGCCGCCCGCGAAGTTCCAGCGCTTCATCACACCGGCGAAGCCCCGACCCTTGGTGGTCGAGATCACGTCGATCTTCTCCACGCCGTCGAAGATCTCGACGGTGAGGTTTTGGCCAAGCTCGGCTTGAGCGGCGTCTTCCAGGCGGATTTCCCGCAGGATGCGCTGCTGCTCCACGCCAGCCTTGGCGAAGTGACCCTTCATGCCCTGGGAGGTATTCTTCTCCTTCTTGGCACCGAAGCCGATCTGAACAGCGTGGTAGCCGTCCTTTTCAGGCGTCTTGATCTGCACGATCGGGCAAGGCCCAGCCTCAATGACGGTCACCGGCACAAGCTGGTTGTCGTCCGTGTAGACCTGGGTCATCCCGATCTTTTTACCGATTAGTTGATTCATGATCTAAGCGGCAGGGGTCTGCGGAGCAGACGTTGAAAACCCTGCATTAGAGGTTAAAAAAAGAAAATAGAACTCATTTGCCGGTAGCTAACCGGCGGTTACCTGTAGTTTTGCACTCATCTGCCGCAAAGAGGTCCGCGGTGAACACCGTCGGCTTTCCGATCAGCTGATAAGCACGAAAGGGAGGACACTGCAGGTACCAACGATACGTGTCAACGCCAGATTCCGTAAAATATGCGGCAGTGGCACAGTTTCTGTACTGCCCCACCCCGTGGCGACAAAAAAGCCCCGGCACACGGCCGGGGCGAAAGGAAAGAGACCTCGTAGCGGGGTCCGAAACCTAGACGTTGATCGAGATATCGACGCCTGCCGGAAGGTTGAGCTTCTTCAGCTCGTCCACCGTTTGGGCGGTCGGCTCGACGATGTCGATCAGGCGCTTGTGGGTGCGCTGCTCAAACTGTTCGGCCGACTTCTTGTCACCGTGCACCGAGCGATTGAACGAGCGCTTCTCGATGTAGGTCGGCAGCGGCACCGGGCCGGCAACACGAGCGCCGGAGCGCTTGGCCGTGTCGACGATGTCGGAGGCGCTTTGGTCGATGATACGGTAGTCGTAGCCTTGCAGCTTGATGCGAATGCGGGGACCAGCCATGGGAGGTATTCTCTGCTAAAAGTTGGATTGAAATTAGGTACGGGCCGGGGCTCGGGAGGAGGTCTTGACGATCTCCGCCACCAGGTTGTTCGGCACGGGTTCGTAGTGGCTGAACTCCATCGCGTAGCTGGCACGGCCCTTGGAGAGCGAGCGCACGTCGGTGGAATAGCCAAACATCTTTTCGAGAGGGACGAAGGCATTGACCTTGGCGATGCCGTTCTTGGAGGTCATGCCTTGGATGATACCCCGGCGGCGATTGAGGTCGCCCACAATGTCACCTTGGTATTCGTCCGGCACTTCGACTTCGACCTTCATGACCGGCTCGAGCAGCTGGGCTTGCGCCTTCTGCATCGCATCGCGGAACGCGAAGATACCAGCCATGCGGAACGCCATTTCGTTGGAGTCGACTTCGTGGAAAGAACCGAACACGAGGCGCACCTTGCAGTCGATCACCGGGAAACCCGCGACCGTGCCGTTGTTCATGGCTTCCTTGATGCCTTCTTCCGTCGGGCGGATGTATTCCTTCGGGATCACGCCGCCCACGATTTCGTTGGAGAACTCGTAGCCCTTGCCCTTTTCGTTGGGCTCGAGCTTGATCTCGGCGTGGCCGTATTGACCGCGACCACCGGACTGGCGGACGAACTTGCCCACGCCATCGGCGGCGGCCTGAATCGACTCGCGGTAGGAGATTTGCGGCTTACCCACGGCGGCATCCACCTTGAACTCGCGCAGGAGGCGGTCCTTGATGATGTCGAGGTGAAGCTCGCCCATACCGGCGATAATGGTCTGACCGGTTTCCTCGTTGGTCATCACGCGGAAGGTCGGGTCTTCGTCTGCCAGGCTTTGCAGGGCCAGCGAGAGCTTTTCCTGGTCAGCCTTGGAGGCGGGCTCCACCGACATGTTGATGACGGGCTCGGGGAAGGTCGGCGGCTCGAGGGTCAGCTCAACGCCCTTGTCGCACAGCGTGTCGCCAGTGCGGACTTCCTTGGCGCCGATGATCGCAACGATGTCGCCAGAGTAGGCCACATCCACGTCTTCGCGGCGGTCGGCGTGCAGCACCATGAGGCGCGACACACGCTCGGTCTTGCCGGTGCGCTGGTTGATGAGGGCCGTGCCCTTGCGGAGCGTGCCTTGGTAAATGCGGAAGAAGACGAGTCGGCCGGTGAAGGGGTCGGTCCAGAGCTTGAACGCGAGGCCAGCCATCGGGGCGCTGTCGTTGGGGGAGACTTCGATGATCTCCTCTTCGTTGTCGACGTGGTGCGCCTTTTGCGGCGGGATGTCGAGCGGGCTGGGCAGGTAGTCCACCACCGCGTCGAGCACGCGCTGCACGCCCTTGTTCTTGAAGGCGGAGCCAGGGATCACACCGACGAACTCGAGCGAGAGCGTGGCGCGGCGGATGCCTTCGCGCAGCTCTTCACTGGAGATTTCTTCGTCGTTGAGGAACTTCTCCATCAGCTCTTCGTTGTGCGAAGAGACTTCTTCGAGCAAAGTGGCGCGGTATTCTTCGGCCTGCTCGCGGTATTCCTCGGGGATCTCGTCGATGAAGAGCTTGGCACCCCACTTGTCGGTCTCATCGTACGTGATGGCCTTCATTTCCACCAGGTCGATCAGGCCCTTGAGGTTTTCCTCGGCGCCGATCGGCAGGTAGAGCGGGTGGGCGTTGGCGCGCAGCTTTTCGCGCATCGAGTCGATGCAGCCAAAGAAGTCGGCACCCGTGCGGTCCATCTTGTTGACGAACGCAATGCGGGGCACGTGGTACTTGTTCATCTGGCGCCAGACCGTTTCGGACTGGGGCTGAACGTGACCGACCGCGCAGAACACGGCGACCGCGCCGTCGAGCACCTTCAA is part of the Verrucomicrobiota bacterium JB022 genome and harbors:
- the rplC gene encoding 50S ribosomal protein L3; the encoded protein is MNQLIGKKIGMTQVYTDDNQLVPVTVIEAGPCPIVQIKTPEKDGYHAVQIGFGAKKEKNTSQGMKGHFAKAGVEQQRILREIRLEDAAQAELGQNLTVEIFDGVEKIDVISTTKGRGFAGVMKRWNFAGGPASHGSMFHRRGGSYGMRQFPGEIAKGKKMPGHYGSDQRTVQNLKVVKVLADKNLILVKGSVPGANGSTVIVRRAIKQRKSA
- the rpsS gene encoding 30S ribosomal protein S19; its protein translation is MARSLKKGFFVDPGLWDKVLAAQEKDDKRPLKTWSRRSTITPEFVGLNLDVHNGKGFVPVHITENMVGHKLGEFSPTRTFKGHQPSSKK
- the fusA gene encoding elongation factor G, with amino-acid sequence MSATIDPTKLSPANAKERQYPLEFQRNFGIAAHIDAGKTTTTERILYYSGKIHKIGEVHEGAATTDWMEQERERGITITAAAVSSEWTTKQGPREGIKHRINIIDTPGHVDFTAEVERSLKVLDGAVAVFCAVGHVQPQSETVWRQMNKYHVPRIAFVNKMDRTGADFFGCIDSMREKLRANAHPLYLPIGAEENLKGLIDLVEMKAITYDETDKWGAKLFIDEIPEEYREQAEEYRATLLEEVSSHNEELMEKFLNDEEISSEELREGIRRATLSLEFVGVIPGSAFKNKGVQRVLDAVVDYLPSPLDIPPQKAHHVDNEEEIIEVSPNDSAPMAGLAFKLWTDPFTGRLVFFRIYQGTLRKGTALINQRTGKTERVSRLMVLHADRREDVDVAYSGDIVAIIGAKEVRTGDTLCDKGVELTLEPPTFPEPVINMSVEPASKADQEKLSLALQSLADEDPTFRVMTNEETGQTIIAGMGELHLDIIKDRLLREFKVDAAVGKPQISYRESIQAAADGVGKFVRQSGGRGQYGHAEIKLEPNEKGKGYEFSNEIVGGVIPKEYIRPTEEGIKEAMNNGTVAGFPVIDCKVRLVFGSFHEVDSNEMAFRMAGIFAFRDAMQKAQAQLLEPVMKVEVEVPDEYQGDIVGDLNRRRGIIQGMTSKNGIAKVNAFVPLEKMFGYSTDVRSLSKGRASYAMEFSHYEPVPNNLVAEIVKTSSRAPART
- the rpsJ gene encoding 30S ribosomal protein S10: MAGPRIRIKLQGYDYRIIDQSASDIVDTAKRSGARVAGPVPLPTYIEKRSFNRSVHGDKKSAEQFEQRTHKRLIDIVEPTAQTVDELKKLNLPAGVDISINV
- the rplB gene encoding 50S ribosomal protein L2, producing MPIVTKRPLTPSQRFRVANTAPQLSKERPVRSLTERKNKSGGRNVYGRLTSRRRGGGHKQLYRKIDFKRERLDQVAEVQRLEYDPNRSAHIALVKYEDGELRYILAPNGLQIGAKIVNASKVAAFDVGNSMPLAVIPPASRVHAIELEPRTKAILVRSAGAAATLVSIEKGMATLRMPSGEVRMVNAECRATIGEVGNSTHGNEKLGKAGRNRWKGKRPRVRGVAMNPIDHPMGGGQGKTSGGGHPVSPWGQLSKGFPTRKRSKTSNKYILVRRNGRKVRQK
- the rplW gene encoding 50S ribosomal protein L23; its protein translation is MTHAANIIIEPLLTEKATEKQSNANQYTFKVARGANADAIKQAIEKQFEVKVVAVQTVNVKPKFKMNRMRRGVIERRSPYKKAIVRVEAGQTIELV
- the rplD gene encoding 50S ribosomal protein L4, producing the protein MKLKFYTADGASSSEKEYAIPAYDGEKGVQALKQVILALQANRRQGTSSTKTMSTVHGTGKKPFRQKGTGRARQGSMVRPQHYHGAVAHGPQPRDWSQKVNRKMKRLALARALFERARDGEVAVIEKWEVAERKTRVFNSILKNIAPAGRVLVLDDSWADQTILAARNLARVDVNEAADVNALDLCDYDAVVVSEKGIEKLLSRVTGGNA